The Heteronotia binoei isolate CCM8104 ecotype False Entrance Well chromosome 14, APGP_CSIRO_Hbin_v1, whole genome shotgun sequence genome has a window encoding:
- the LOC132582150 gene encoding uncharacterized protein LOC132582150 isoform X2 produces the protein MLMTGGPTSVSVSQSFRQASATAPSRGICSSSAVYSECCHHSPVQSAVVLKNPVCQNPLSQGATVTVICQDTVQASKRNLHGQDCVLASKSKNGKTAQALKFSKSLNDMDQNARSTVESFSYMDRTCSEDKLTPSREPCLRFTKCSPMEKKSLNLRPFPLSNSKPSYFRSLTTLYLSPSGASDTQSAVNIPLLESKCDHEMFRSVKLLRYLFSFSHSSSASGHELENYSGHLQSEKSSSMVVESTGFCSDDMGDDDVFEDGASVRLDACELRAPLCSVEKDSDLDCPSPLSEKCPPLSPVSVSGDACRICHCEGDEESPLITPCRCTGSLHFVHQACLQQWIKSSDTRCCELCKYEFIMETKVKPLRKWEKLQMTTSERRKIMCSVTFHVIAITCVVWSLYVLIDRTAEEIKQGQSTGILEWPFWTKLVVVAIGFTGGLLFMYFQCKVYMQLWKRLKAYNRVIYVQNCPETNKKSTFEKSGATEPNTENKDVPGSLHTETNGSHYTEREDYRTDIFHV, from the exons ACTGGCGGTCCTACCTCTGTTTCTGTGTCTCAGAGCTTCCGTCAAGCATCTGCTACAGCACCCAGTAGGGGCATCTGTAG TTCCAGTGCAGTGTATTCTGAATGTTGTCATCACAGTCCAGTGCAATCTGCCGTTGTCTTGAAAAATCCTGTCTGCCAGAATCCTCTATCCCAGGGGGCTACTGTGACAGTTATCTGTCAGGATACGGTGCAGGCTTCCAAGAGGAATCTTCACGGCCAGGACTGCGTCCTTGCTTCCAAGTCTAAGAATGGGAAAACAGCCCAAGCTCTGAAATTCTCCAAGTCCCTCAATGACATGGACCAGAATGCTCGGAGTACAGTTGAAAGCTTTAGCTACATGGATCGAACATGTTCAGAAGACAAATTGACACCCAGCCGGGAGCCATGTTTAAGGTTTACCAAATGCTCTCCCATGGAGAAGAAATCACTGAATCTTAGACCCTTTCCTTTGAGTAATTCCAAACCCTCTTACTTCCGGTCGCTCACCACCCTTTATTTGAGCCCTTCTGGGGCTAGTGATACGCAGAGCGCAGTGAACATCCCTCTTCTGGAGAGCAAGTGTGACCATGAAATGTTCCGGAGTGTGAAGCTGCTGCGCTaccttttctccttctctcacaGCTCCAGCGCAAGTGGTCATGAACTGGAGAACTACTCAGGCCACCTCCAGTCCGAGAAGTCCTCCAGCATGGTGGTTGAGAGCACTGGTTTCTGCTCAGATGACATGGGAGACGACGATGTCTTTGAGGACGGTGCCTCTGTAAGGCTGGACGCTTGTGAGCTGCGGGCACCGCTTTGCTCTGTTGAGAAGGATAGTGACCTAGACTGCCCTTCCCCATTGTCAGAGAAAtgtccccctctctcccctgtgTCCGTATCTGGGGATGCCTGCAG GATATGCCATTGTGAAGGAGATGAGGAGAGTCCTCTGATCACTCCATGCCGCTGCACGGGGAGCCTTCATTTTGTTCATCAGGCATGTCTGCAGCAGTGGATCAAGAGCTCAGATACCCGGTGCTGCGAACTCTGCAAGTATGAATTCATCATGGAAACCAAAGTGAAACCTTTACGAAAA TGGGAGAAGCTGCAGATGACAACCAGCGAGCGAAGGAAGATCATGTGCTCGGTCACTTTCCACGTAATTGCTATCACTTGCGTAGTGTGGTCTCTCTATGTCCTTATAGACCGGACTGCTGAAGAGATTAAGCAAGGGCAGTCTACTG GGATTCTTGAATGGCCATTTTGGACTAAACTGGTGGTGGTAGCTATTGGTTTCACGGGAGGACTTCTGTTTATGTATTTTCAGTGCAAAGTCTACATGCAGTTGTGGAAAAGACTTAAGGCTTATAACCGTGTAATATATGTACAGAACTGTCCAGAAACTAACAAAAAGAGCACATTTGAAAAATCTGGAGCGACTGAGCCAAACACTGAAAACAAAGATGTGCCCGGGAGTCTTCACACAGAGACAAATGGTTCACATTACACAGAGCGTGAGGACTACAGAACGGATATTTTCCATGTCTGA
- the LOC132582150 gene encoding uncharacterized protein LOC132582150 isoform X1, protein MNQSSSSSKTGGPTSVSVSQSFRQASATAPSRGICSSSAVYSECCHHSPVQSAVVLKNPVCQNPLSQGATVTVICQDTVQASKRNLHGQDCVLASKSKNGKTAQALKFSKSLNDMDQNARSTVESFSYMDRTCSEDKLTPSREPCLRFTKCSPMEKKSLNLRPFPLSNSKPSYFRSLTTLYLSPSGASDTQSAVNIPLLESKCDHEMFRSVKLLRYLFSFSHSSSASGHELENYSGHLQSEKSSSMVVESTGFCSDDMGDDDVFEDGASVRLDACELRAPLCSVEKDSDLDCPSPLSEKCPPLSPVSVSGDACRICHCEGDEESPLITPCRCTGSLHFVHQACLQQWIKSSDTRCCELCKYEFIMETKVKPLRKWEKLQMTTSERRKIMCSVTFHVIAITCVVWSLYVLIDRTAEEIKQGQSTGILEWPFWTKLVVVAIGFTGGLLFMYFQCKVYMQLWKRLKAYNRVIYVQNCPETNKKSTFEKSGATEPNTENKDVPGSLHTETNGSHYTEREDYRTDIFHV, encoded by the exons ACTGGCGGTCCTACCTCTGTTTCTGTGTCTCAGAGCTTCCGTCAAGCATCTGCTACAGCACCCAGTAGGGGCATCTGTAG TTCCAGTGCAGTGTATTCTGAATGTTGTCATCACAGTCCAGTGCAATCTGCCGTTGTCTTGAAAAATCCTGTCTGCCAGAATCCTCTATCCCAGGGGGCTACTGTGACAGTTATCTGTCAGGATACGGTGCAGGCTTCCAAGAGGAATCTTCACGGCCAGGACTGCGTCCTTGCTTCCAAGTCTAAGAATGGGAAAACAGCCCAAGCTCTGAAATTCTCCAAGTCCCTCAATGACATGGACCAGAATGCTCGGAGTACAGTTGAAAGCTTTAGCTACATGGATCGAACATGTTCAGAAGACAAATTGACACCCAGCCGGGAGCCATGTTTAAGGTTTACCAAATGCTCTCCCATGGAGAAGAAATCACTGAATCTTAGACCCTTTCCTTTGAGTAATTCCAAACCCTCTTACTTCCGGTCGCTCACCACCCTTTATTTGAGCCCTTCTGGGGCTAGTGATACGCAGAGCGCAGTGAACATCCCTCTTCTGGAGAGCAAGTGTGACCATGAAATGTTCCGGAGTGTGAAGCTGCTGCGCTaccttttctccttctctcacaGCTCCAGCGCAAGTGGTCATGAACTGGAGAACTACTCAGGCCACCTCCAGTCCGAGAAGTCCTCCAGCATGGTGGTTGAGAGCACTGGTTTCTGCTCAGATGACATGGGAGACGACGATGTCTTTGAGGACGGTGCCTCTGTAAGGCTGGACGCTTGTGAGCTGCGGGCACCGCTTTGCTCTGTTGAGAAGGATAGTGACCTAGACTGCCCTTCCCCATTGTCAGAGAAAtgtccccctctctcccctgtgTCCGTATCTGGGGATGCCTGCAG GATATGCCATTGTGAAGGAGATGAGGAGAGTCCTCTGATCACTCCATGCCGCTGCACGGGGAGCCTTCATTTTGTTCATCAGGCATGTCTGCAGCAGTGGATCAAGAGCTCAGATACCCGGTGCTGCGAACTCTGCAAGTATGAATTCATCATGGAAACCAAAGTGAAACCTTTACGAAAA TGGGAGAAGCTGCAGATGACAACCAGCGAGCGAAGGAAGATCATGTGCTCGGTCACTTTCCACGTAATTGCTATCACTTGCGTAGTGTGGTCTCTCTATGTCCTTATAGACCGGACTGCTGAAGAGATTAAGCAAGGGCAGTCTACTG GGATTCTTGAATGGCCATTTTGGACTAAACTGGTGGTGGTAGCTATTGGTTTCACGGGAGGACTTCTGTTTATGTATTTTCAGTGCAAAGTCTACATGCAGTTGTGGAAAAGACTTAAGGCTTATAACCGTGTAATATATGTACAGAACTGTCCAGAAACTAACAAAAAGAGCACATTTGAAAAATCTGGAGCGACTGAGCCAAACACTGAAAACAAAGATGTGCCCGGGAGTCTTCACACAGAGACAAATGGTTCACATTACACAGAGCGTGAGGACTACAGAACGGATATTTTCCATGTCTGA